The genomic region TACAAGGCCGTGCCCGACCTTCGCAAAGCCATCAAGGATGCGGCACCCGAAGGCATTGATGCCTATTTTGAAAATGTCGGCGGCGATCATCTCGTAGCCGCTCTCGATGTGCTCAAGCAGTTCGGGCGCATCGCCGCGTGCGGCATGATCTCGCGTTATAATGACGAGGCCCCCTCGCCCGGCCCGCACAACATGACCAATATCGTGACGAAATCCCTGATGATACGCGGCTTCATCGTCATCGAGCATTTCGACATGCAGGACGAGTTCATCAAGGACCTCTCCAGCTGGATGATGAGCGGCAAGGTGAAGAGTCGCGAGACCATCTATGAGGGCATCGAGAAAATGCCGGAGGCGTTCACCGGCCTCTTTAGCGGTGCCAATCTTGGCAAAATGCTGGTGAAGGTGTGAGCAAGGCCGATCTTCGCGCCATCAACGCCGTCAGCGAGGGCAAGCTACCCGGCCTGGTCGGCCTCGTCATCACCAATGGCGATCCGGCGCAGGTGGAAGGCTATATGGATGTGCGCGAGGATTTGCTGGCGCCCAATGGCTTCCTGCACGCTGCCAGCATCATGGCGTTGCTGGATTCCCTTTGCGGTTATGGCGCGATGGCCAACCTGCCTGAGGGGGCGATCAGCTTCACCACAGTGGAGCTGAAATCGAACTTCATGGGAACGGCCCGCGATGGCCGGGTGCGGGGCGAGGCAAAGCCGGTGCATCTCGGCCGGACAACGCAGGTCTGGGATGCCACCGCCCGGCGTGAAAGCGACGGCAAGGTGCTCGCCCTCTTCCGCTGCACGCAGATGGTGCTTTACGCGCGGTGAGCCGGTTCGCGCCGCTGGCGCAATAGCCGTCCCAGAACGAAACCGCCCACCACCGCGCCCGTCAGGGCCGACAGGGTGGGGCTGGAGAACAGGGCTTCAAACCCCGCATAGCTCAAAACAGCCACGCTGACCGCCAGGCCGGTCGCGGCGACAATGTTCAGGAATGAGGCGCGTTTGGGTTCCATGCTTTCCGTAACGCAAACACCGGGCCAGATTTCAAGCTTTTGTTTACCATATGGATCGGATCAATGGCAGATGTCTGCGTAAAACCTGCCGACTCCCCTGTATTTCCTTGCTATGCCTTATGAGAATCGCGATTGATTCATCCGTCCAATGAACGGCCAACCCTGCCGCTTGCGGCTGGCGAGGCGTCAAACAACCGGGGGGAACCCTCATGAACAAAGCAGAACTCGCCAAAGCCATCTCCGACAAAGCTGGCATAACCCGCGCCCAGGCCGGCGACGCCATCGACACATTTGTCGATTCCATCGTCGCCTCGGCCAAGAAAGGCGACACGGTTCAGCTCGCCGGTTTCGGCACTTTCCACGCCAAGCACCGCGAAGCGCGTGAAGTCCGCAATCCGCGTACGGGCGAAAAAATGACCTCCAAGGCCAAGACCTCGCTGGCGTTCCGCCCGGCGTCTGCCCTGAAGGACATCTAAGGGAATTCTTGTGTCCCGCCCTATATCGGACGGAACGCAACCCCTTCATGAAAACGCCGCCGGGCAACCGGCGGCGTTTTTGTTTGCGCGCTTCGCCGCCGGCTGTCCTTCACCCGGAGGCGCAAGCGCAAGCCCTGAAGACGAAAAAGGCCCCGTCCTGACCGAACGGGGCCTTCATGCACGTCTTGAAAAGCCAGCCTAGAACGGCGCGCTCAGCATCACATAGCCATAGACCGGGTCAGAGCTGGCAGCAGCACCGGGAGCGGTGCGGGCAAACTCACCGCGGAACAGCACCATCGTACCGGCTTCGATCTGCAACCGGTCAGGCTTCAGCCAATAGGTGCCGCGCACTTCAGCCAGCGTACCGATACGGCTGCCGGACTGGCCGACCGTATCGCGCAGGCCCGCCACACGCCAGCGGTCCGTGTCCGAGGCCAGACGCGATTCCTGTACCTGGACCACAATCGCCGCCGGACCTTCACGCAGATCAAGGCGCGGGCCGAACGCGATCAGGTTTTCGCGGAAATGGGTGAAGGACAGCCCCGTCGTGCCGAAATCGCCCCGGCGGCCGCCAAACATCGGGTTGAACCGGTTCCAGCGCGCATCTGCCGGATTGTCATCGCCAGTGGCGTAGACGAGCTGCGCGGACAGGCGCGGGCTCCAGGCCGCATCGAAGGTGTAGCCGGCGGCGGCGTGGGCCGACCAGGCGCGCACATCCAGCGTATTGCCGCCCACAGGCTGGTCGCCCGTCTGGCCCATGATCTCCAGATCGAAATCATACTGACCAGCCGCGCGCGGACGGGTCAGGCGCAGGCCCGGCGTGAGCAGATCCGCGCCATTCTCCTCGTTCAGGCCGAACAGATAGGCTTCAAGGCGCAGATTGTTTGGAAGCCCCGTGCGGGTGAGATGCACGCCCCAGAAGCGCGTGCCCCATTCAGCTTCGTCAATCTGGGCTGTGTTGTTTTCCAGCGCATTGCGGTCACCGGGGCGGATACGCACCGGCGCGGTGTAGAACACGTCGGCTGCCCAGTTTTCCGCCGGAGAGAAGCGTGCGCGCACGCCTTCAAAATTGTTCGGCGAGTTGCGGAAGCCCTGCTCGGTCGCCAGACGGCCCGAACCGGCATTCATCACGAAACGGCCGGCCTGGATCGTGCCGCCCTCCACGGGAATGCGCACATACGCCTGTAAAAGCTCGGCAGCGTTCACCGAACCGTTGGGGATGACCGAACCGCTATCGGTCAGCCAGGCGCGCGCGTCGAGGAATTCACCGCCGAAGACGACGCGCCCCGCATCATACTCACCGTGAATGCGCACGCGGCTGGAGAGCATCTGGTCAGAGCCCTCACTGCCCGCACGGAAAAGATCGCTCAGCGATTCATAGCGGATGCGGGCAGAGCCCTTGAGCGTGAAGGGCGAAACGCCTTCATCAGAGGCCGCGGCCACGGCCGGAGCGGATACAGTCATCATCAGGCCGGAAAGGCCGGCAACAAGAAAACGTTTCATGGAACACCCGGAAGAGAGGAACAAATCGGGTGCCAATACACGCCAGAAAGTTGACTTTACGCTTAACCATGTTGCGCAAGGCGCGAACAGACGGCGCTAGAACCGCGTGGAGACCGCCAGATAACCGTAAACCGGATTGGCGGCATCCGGAGCGCCGGGCGCCTCGCGCGCGAACCGGCCCTTTAGAAGCGTCGCGGCGCCAAACTCGATATCGAGCCTGCGCTCAGGCAGGGCGCGCCAGCGCACGCGTGCATCCACCACCTGCCCCACATGACGGCCAGAGGCACCTGTTTCATCGCGTAGACGCCCGCGCACCCACTGGTCGGTTGCCGAAGCCAGACGCACATCCTGCACCAGCAGATGGGCCCTCACCGGCCCCTCACGTACCTGCAGGCGCGCGCCGGTGATAATCATGTTCTGGCGCGATAGCGGGCCGAAAATGCCGGTATGGCCGAAATCGCTGCCCCGCCCGCCAAACAGCGGATTGAACCGGTTCCACTCCCCGTCCCCCGCCACATCATCGCCGCTGGCCCAGGCCGTCTGCACGGAGAGGCGCGGCGCCCAGCGTGTATCGAAGGTGTAGCCGGCTGCAATATGGGTACTCGCCGCGCGCACATCCTCGCGCACGCCGCCAGTAACGGCATGACCCGTCTGGCCGATCAGCTCTGCCTCGAAATCGGCCCGGCCCGGCGCCGCTTCACGCCACAGCCTTGCGCCCGGCGTGTAAAGCCGCGTGCCATCGGCCCGGTCCAGCACAAAGAGATAGGCTTGCGCATTGAGGTTCTCAGCCAAGCCGGTGCGGGTGAGATGCGCGCCCATGAAGCGCGTGTCCCAGTCGGCGCGGTCAAACCCTTGGGCATTGCGGCGCAGACTCGCCTGATCGGACGGGCGGCGCTCCACCGGCGCGGTGACAAAGCCCAGAAACTGCCAGTTCTCACCCGGAGAAACGTGCAGCTGCACGCCTTCAAAATTGTCCGGCACGTTGGAAAACGAGCTGGCATCGGCAAGCCGCTTCGACCCTATCGGCATGATGAAGCGCCCGGCGCGCACGCTCACCCGCTCGCCCAGCGGAAGATCAAGATAAGCCTGGTAGATATCGAGCGCGTTGACGGCGCTGGTGGCGACAATCGAGCCATCATCAGCCAACGCGCCGCGCGCATCGATCAGCTCCACCACGCCCGTTGCCTGCCCCATCCGGGCATCGGCGCGCAAGAATATCTGGCTGGACAGGAACTGGTCAGAGCCCTCCAGCCCGGCCCGGAAGGGCGCGCTGACCGTCTCGTAGCGCACCCGGACAGAGCCGGAGAAATTCACCTCGAAATCTGGTGCTTGAGCCTGCGGAGCCGATGCGTCCTCCGCCAGCGCCATGGCCTGGCCGGCAGCAATCACAAACGCGCCCGCCAGGGCGGTGAGCCATCGTCCCGGTCTGGTCTGCATGTCGCCTGTCCCGCTGCCAGACGGCCCGCGCTGTTACAAAAACATCGCAAAACCGTCACAAACGGAACCCGCACTAACGCAATCACAGACAGGGTCAAGCCCGGTGGTCAGAACACGGAAGGTTGACCCGCAGCGGCCAGGGGCAGACTGCGGGCGGTAGAAAACGTTGGCGTAAAAGGCGCGGGCCGGCTCAGTGCAGGCCGAGGAAAGTAAAGGCCGGGGCCGGTTCAAACTGTCCGGACACCTCGCCCGAGAAGGTACGGGCCTGATCGGGGCCCAGCATCAGGGCTCTCGCCCCGCTCCCTTCGGCGAAATCTATCCGCTTGAGATCTACCCAGAACACGTTCGGCGACAGGGCGGATTCAAAATAATAGAGCTGGTCCTTGTGATCGACGAGCGTGCGCCAGCGCGTGGACGAGATATTGGGCTGGTCCTCGGTTGTGATCCCGTAGGGAACCGACACATTGCGGATCACGCCAAACATGCTGGCCGTCGCATCGCGCCGGTCCTCAGTCTGCGGAATCGCGTTCACGTAGAAGCTGGCGCGGGCGAACCTGTCAGCGGTCCGGTTCGTCCCCGGCAGCATGACCGTACCGCCAATCTCGCTCCAGTACTCGGCCAGCGCCAATTGCCGGTCGAAGGTTGGCGAGTTGGTCATCACCTGATAGTCGCGGCTATGATGAATAATGAGCTCGCCGCCGACATACTCGAAAATCGCGCTATCGCCTGTGGCATCCGACATTGAAAGATGAAGCGTCGCCAGCCGGTCTTCGCCCGGCATGGCATCACTGACCACCACATATTCCCCGCGCCGCGCGTCCTCGACGGCCTCGGCCACGGTGGCAAAATTGTCGAGCATGTATTGCGCCCACAACGAGATCGCGAGACCGGGCGCGCCGGTGCCATCCCACTGCGCATATTCCGATTCAACAAGCCAGAGCAGGTTGGCCGACAGACCGGCCTCGTTAAGGCCATCCGCGCTGGCAATGTCGTAGGCAGTCGCAACGACGCTGCCATAGCGCGCGGTCCATTGCAGGGAGTTGTCGCCGGTCTCGCCATTGCGCTCCACACCGCGCGGCAGGATCCAGAGATTGCTGCCAATATCGGTGCGCCAGTCCATGGAGCGGGCCGTGATGATGCGCCCTTCAGGCCCCAGATAGACCACGCGGGTGCACGCTTCGGCCGCCGCCACACCAAAAGCCAGCATGGCCGCGCCGGCCAGTGCCTTGAGTTTCAGTTTCATGTCTTGACCCTCCGCCCCGACAGACGACCCTAAACCTAAGAGTCAAACTAGTGCTGTGGCAGGCCAAGGCAACGTGAATTCAGGGTTTGGTTACCAGAAACCGAACCTCACCAACCCCGCCTCTATTCCGCAGCCTCTCGCATCACCGCAGCGGGCTTTAGCGCATCGGCAATCTGGAACGCCATTTCAAGGGCTTGATCGGCATTCAGACGCGGATCGCAATGGGTGTGGTAGCGGCTGGAAAGGTCAGCTTCGGACAGATGCCCTGCCCCGCCCACGCACTCGGTCACGTCCTGTCCGGTCATCTCGAAATGCACGCCGCCGGGCTCCGCACCCTCGCTGCGCACCACCTCGATAAAGCTCTTGAGCTCGGAGAGGATGTGGTCGAACGCCCTTGTTTTATAACCGTTTCCTGCCTTGATCGTATTACCGTGCATCGGGTCGCAAGACCAGACAACATTGCGCCCCTCGGCCACGACCTTGCGCACCAGGGGCGGCAGGCCCTTCTCGACCTTGCCAGCGCCCATGCGGGCATAGAGCACAAGGCGGCCTGCCTCGTTACGTGGGTTAAGAATGTCAATAAGTTCAATGAGTTCGTCCGGATCGAGCGTCGGGCCGCATTTGAGCCCGATCGGGTTTTCAACCCCGCGGCAATACTCGATATGCGCCCCGTCCGGCTGGCGGGTTCTATCCCCGATCCAGATCAGGTGGGCAGACGTGCCATACCAGCGCCCGGACTGCGTCTCCATCCGGGTCATCGCCTCCTCGAACGGCAGGTGCAGCGCTTCGTGAGACGTATAAAAATCAACACCTTCCAGCGAGGGCGCAGCATCGGCTGTCACCCCGCAAGCGCGCATGAAGGACAGCGCCTCGGTGATGCGGTCGGCGTATTCCTGATAGCGCTCGCCGGCCGGACTATCCGACAGGAAGTCCAGCGTCCACTGGTGCACATTGTGCAGATCGGCATAGCCGCCAGAGGCCAGGGCGCGCAGGAGATTGAGCGTCGAAGCCGACTGGTCATAGGCGCGCACCAGCCGCGCCGGATCAGGCACGCGCCCCTCCGGTGTGAACGCCATATCATTAATGGAATCACCGCGATAGGACGGCAACTCAATGCCGTCTATCACCTCGGTATCGCTGGAGCGCGGCTTGGAGAACTGGCCGGCTATCCGCCCGACTTTGACCACCGGTTTTGCAGCTGCGAAGGTCATCACCACCGCCATCTGCAAAAGCACGCGGAATGTATCGCGCACATTTCCGGCGGAGAACTCCTTGAAACTTTCCGCGCAATCCCCGCCCTGCAGCAGGAATGCCTGGCCCGAGGCGACATTGGCCAGCTGGCGGCGCAAGCGGCGTATCTCGCCGGCAAACACCAGCGGGGGACGGCGCGACAGCTCCGCCTCGACCGCTGCCAGCGCGGCCGCGTCAGGATAGTTCGGCAGCTGCAGAGCGGTCTTCGATCTCCAGCTTGACGGGTTCCATCCACTCATGGCGCTACACTTTCAGTTCGGGCGGGGTCCATTTTTCCCGCATGGTTACAAGCTCTTCGGCGACGGTTGGATGCACCGCGCAGGTGGCATCAAACTGCGCCTTGGTCAGCCCGGCCTTTACGGCAATGCCGACAGCCTGGATGATCTCGGGCGCATCATCGCCTACAATATGCACGCCGAGAACCCTCTCCGTACCGCGCTGCACAATGATCTTCATCAGCATGCGCTCCGGGTTCGGCCCCAGCATGCCCTTCATTGGCCGGAAAACGCTTTTATAAACATCGACATCGCCAAATTCGGCGCGGGCCTCAGCCTCGCTCAAACCCACCGTGCCGACGGGCGGCTGGGTGAAGACGGCGCTGGCGATATTGGCGTGGTCATAGGCGGTTGGATTGTCACCAAAAGCGGTCTCGGCAAAGCAGATCGCCTCGCGGATGGCCACCGGCGTCAAATTCACCCGGTCGGTCACATCGCCCACCGCATAGATGTGAGGCACGTTGGTGCGCGAGTACTCATCCACTTTCACCACGCCGCGCGCGCCGGTCTCTACGCCGGCCTTCTCCAGGCCCAGCCCCTTGGTGTGCGGATCACGGCCAATCGCGAAAACCACCTCATCTACAACGACTTGGTCGCCATTCTTCAGATGTGCCGTCCTGGTACCATCGCCATTATCGGCAATCTTTTCAAACACGGTGTGGGTGATGACGCGCACGCCGGCGGCTTTCAGCCCCTCATGGACGAACTCGCGCACATCGTTGTCAAACCCGCGAAGCACCGTATCGCCGCGATAGACCAGCGTCACCTCAACGCCCATCCCGGCGAAGACTTGCGCAAACTCGCACGCGATATAGCCGCCGCCCGCGATCAGCATGGATTTGGGCAGGCGTTTCAGGTGGAAGAGCTCATCGGAGGTGATAGCGACCTCAGCCCCCTCCAGCCCCTCATGCACATTGGGTCTTCCCCCAGTTGCGATGAGGATAGTTTTTGCGCTTATCCGCCGTCCGGAGGGTTGGAGCTCCAGGGTGTGGTCATCGATGAATTCGGCGCGCTCGGAGATCAGTTCCACGCCCGCATTGGCCAAATTCTTCGCATAAATGCCGGATAGTCTGTCCACCTCCGCATTCATCGCGTCGCGGAATTTCGGCCAGTCAAATTGCGGGCGTTCAACGCTCCAGCCATACCCCTTCGCCAGCTCGAATTGCTTTTTGAAGCCAGAGGCATAGACCATGAACTTCTTCGGCACGCAGCCGCGTATCACGCAGGTGCCGCCGGGCCGGTGTTCCTCGGCGACGGCCACTTTATGCCCCTTCATGGCCACCAGGCGCGAGGCTCTTACCCCGCCTGAACCGGCCCCGATGGTGAAGAGATCATAGTCGAAATCGGCCATGGGTATGAATGCCCCGTTTTATAGGTTCGAAAGCCCCGAAAGTGGGTACGCGCACCCCCGATTTATAGGTTCGTACGGCCCATTTTCACATGTGGCAAAACCGCCACAGAATGGGGGAGCGCCAGGGGACATGATTTATCCCCGCAATCTGTCCGCGCTTTGGGGTGGAGATGAAAATACCCTCGTCATTCCAGAAGCGGCGTCAGCCGCTATCTGGAACCCAGCTTTTCGCCTGAATGTCTGGGTTCCGGGTCTCGCCTGCGGCTCGCCCGGAATGACGAGGTGAGTAGGTCCTCGCCCTTAATCTCTGGATGCCCGCCTGCGCGGGCATGACGAGTTACGGGCGTTGGCTGCTTGGCCGGGGCCATATCTGTCGCCGCAGCTTGCTGGGCTTTATGGGTCTCCCGTCGGGGCGGGAGACCCCGGTGGAGAGGTCAGTGGTCAAGCTGGCAGGTCATTCGAGAAGGCAAACTCTCCGGGGTCTCCCGCCCCGACGGGAGACCCAGAAAAAGGTTGCCGACGCTTCCGCCCTTTTCGCGTTTCACCGGCGATAAGCCGGTGCCCAGTCCTTTTCTGGATCCCGGCTTCCGCCGGGAAAACGCCGGGTGTGAGTTTGAACTTTGAAGTCTTGGGTCTCCCGTCGGGGCGGGAGACCCCGGTGGAGAGGTCTACCGGCAAAAATGCAATCCCCTCCCCCTGCATCATCACTGGCCATAAGGCCCGCCCGCCTGTATGAGGGCGCGCGAAAAGAACACTTAACTCCCCAAGACGTCAGGAACACCTCCATGACCTTCCCGGTCGAGAAACTGCGCAATATCGCCATCGTCGCCCACGTCGACCACGGCAAGACCACCCTTGTTGACAAGCTGCTGCGCCAGTCCGGCACGCTGGGCACGCGCGGCGAAGAAGTCGAAAGGGTGATGGATTCCAACGATCTGGAAAAAGAGCGCGGCATCACCATCCTGGCCAAGAACACCGCCGTCACCTGGGGCGACTGGCGCATCAACATTGTCGACACGCCCGGCCACGCCGATTTTGGCGGCGAGGTGGAGCGCGTCCTGTCCATGGTCGATTCGGTGCTGCTGCTGGTCGATGCGGTGGACGGCCCGATGCCGCAGACCACTTTCGTGACGAAAAAAGCGCTGGCGCTGGGCCTGAAACCCATCGTGGTCATCAACAAGATCGACCGGCCGAGCGCGCGCCCGGACTGGGTGGTGGACCAGACCTTCGATCTGTTTGACCGCCTCGGCGCGAATGACGAGCAGATGGACTTTCCGGTCGTCTACGCCTCCGCCCTGCAGGGCTTTGCCACGCTCGATCCGAACACCCAGACCGACAATATGGACGCGCTCTTCCAGACCATTGTGGAGCGCGTCTCACACCCGGACGTGGACCGCGACGGCCCGCTCCAGCTGCAGGTCTCGGCGCTCGATTACTCCAGCTATACCGGCGTGATCGGCATTGGCCGCATTCGGCGCGGCAAGCTGGCGCGCAACCAGCAGGTCGCGATTGCGGGCGCGGACGGCAAGACGCGCAAAGGCAAGGTGCTGCAGGTGTTCGGCTTCCACGGGCTGGAGCGCGTGGAGATGGACAGCGCCAGCGCGGGCGACATCATCACCTTCTCCGGCATTGATCCGCTCAATATTTCCGACACGCTGTGCGACCCGGAGCATGTGGAGGCGCTACCCGCCCTGGTGGTCGATGAGCCGACCATCTCGATGACCTTCCAGGTGAACGACTCTCCCTTTGCGGGCCGCGAAGGCAAGTTCGTCACCTCGCGCAACATCAAGGAGCGGCTGGACCGCGAGCTGATCCACAATGTGGCGCTGCGCGTGGTGCAGCTGGACGATGCCGATAAGTTCAAGGTGTCGGGCCGGGGCGAACTCCACCTGTCCATCCTGATCGAGACCATGCGCCGCGAAGGCTTTGAGCTGGCCGTCGGCCGCCCCGAAGTCATCACGAAAATGGTCGATGGCGTGGAGAGCGAGCCCTACGAGAACCTCACCATCGATGTGGAGGAAATCCACCAGGGCGGCGTGATGGAGCGCCTCGGCTCACGCAAGGCCGAGATGAAGAACATGGTGCCGGACGGCAATGGCCGGGTGCGCCTGGACTATATCGTTCCCACGCGCGGCCTCATTGGCTTCCGCTCTGAATTCCTGACCCTGACGCAAGGCTCCGGCCTGATGTTCCACAGCTTTGACCATTACGGGCCGAAGCAGGCGGGCGATGTCGGCCAGCGGCCCAAGGGCGCGATCATCTCCATGGAGACCGGCAAGGCACTGGCCTATGCGTTGTGGAATATCCAGGAGCGCGGCAAGCTCTTCATCGGCCACGCCACCGAAGTCTATGAGGGCATGATTATCGGTCTGAACTCCCGCGAGGAGGACATGATCGTGAACCCGCTTAAAGGAAAGAAGCTGACCAATATCCGCGCCGCCGGGGCCGACGAGGCCGTGGTCCTCGTCCCGCCCATCCGCGTGACGCTGGAATACGCGCTGGAGTTCATCAATGATGATGAGCTGGTCGAGGTGACGCCGCAATCGATCCGTATCCGCAAGAAATTGCTGCTGGAGCACGAGCGCAAAAAGGCCAGCCGCGAGAAGGCTTGATTTTTTGGGGTCGCAACGCGTCCGCGTTGCGATGTTCCGCGCACGAGCACGGGCGCGCGTTCGCGCTTGCGGCGCTGCGCGCCGAAATCCCTTTCCTCGTCATTCCGGGCGAGCGATGAGCGAGACCCGGAACCCAGTTTTTTTTGAATATGCTGGGTTCCGGATAAGCGCTTCGCGCTTTCCGGAATGACGAAGTCAGAGGGCTAACCCCGCTCGATCAGGCACGCGTCGCCATAGGAAAAGAAGCGGTAATTCTGCTCAATCGCGTGCGAATAGGCGGTGCGCATCACATCCAGCCTCGCCAGCGCGCTGACCAGCATGAAAAGGGTGGACTTTGGCAGGTGGAAATTGGTCAGCAGCGCCTCGGTTACCCGGAACGAATAGCCCGGCGTGATGAAGATAGCCGTTTCGGCGCTGCCCGCCCTCACCCGGCCCTCACGGTCGGCTGCGCTTTCCAGCGTGCGCAGCGCCGTGGTGCCGACCGGGATGATGCGCCGACCCTGATCCCGCGCGGTATTGATGGCCGTCGCGGCCTCCTCGCTGATCTCATACCATTCAGCATGCATGATATGCTCTGTGACGTTCTCCGTCTTCACCGGCAGGAAGGTGCCTGCGCCCACGTGAAGGGTCAGCTGGGTCGTCGCCACGCCCCTCGCCTCCAGCGCGGCGAACAAGCGGTCGGTGAAGTGCAATCCGGCGGTCGGCGCAGCGACAGAGCCCTTGCGGGCGGGGTCTGAGAACAATGTCTGGTAATCGGCGCGATCCTGAGCATCCGCACCGCGTTTCGAGGCGATGTAAGGGGGTAGTGGCGGGTTGCCCGCGCTTTCAAGTGCCACATCAAGCTCTGAGCCTGACACGTTGAATTGCATGGTGATATCGCCGCCATCGGACTTGGCGGTGACGATGCCAGACAGGCCGCCACTGAAATGAAGTTCATCACCCTCGCGCACGCGCTTGGCGGGCCGGGCAAAGGCGCGCCAGCTGTCCTCGCTCACGCGGGTATGCAGGTTCAGCTCGATGCGGGCCGGGCCGCCACCGCCAACCGCGCGCGCCGGCCGCTCCCCGGTCAGCGCCGCCGGGATGACGCTGGTATTGTTGAGCACCAGCAGATCGCCGGGCTGCAACAGCGCTGGCAGGTCCAGCATGGTGTGATCGCCCAGCGCCCCGCCCTGGCCCACATGTAACAGGCGCGCCGCGTCCCTCGGCCGGGCGGGCCTCAGCGCAATGCGGTCCTCTGGCAGGTGGAAATCAAAGTCGGAGAGTTTCATGGGGTGGCC from Glycocaulis abyssi harbors:
- the queA gene encoding tRNA preQ1(34) S-adenosylmethionine ribosyltransferase-isomerase QueA — translated: MKLSDFDFHLPEDRIALRPARPRDAARLLHVGQGGALGDHTMLDLPALLQPGDLLVLNNTSVIPAALTGERPARAVGGGGPARIELNLHTRVSEDSWRAFARPAKRVREGDELHFSGGLSGIVTAKSDGGDITMQFNVSGSELDVALESAGNPPLPPYIASKRGADAQDRADYQTLFSDPARKGSVAAPTAGLHFTDRLFAALEARGVATTQLTLHVGAGTFLPVKTENVTEHIMHAEWYEISEEAATAINTARDQGRRIIPVGTTALRTLESAADREGRVRAGSAETAIFITPGYSFRVTEALLTNFHLPKSTLFMLVSALARLDVMRTAYSHAIEQNYRFFSYGDACLIERG